CAAGGCTTAACGATTTAGCACGAAAAATGACAGCAAATTTATATAATATATTTTCAATAAGATTTATATTAAATGATTTAGATTGTGATGAAAACTATGATTATATTATATTTGATTGTCCACCAACAAGTAATATGATAACACATAGTGTTTTTCTTTTATCTGACTACTATATTATACCTACAATATGTGATGATATAAGTGCTGATGGTGTGCCTGATTATATTATAGAAATTGAAAGTATTTATGCAAAATATAGTTTTAATGATGAGGTAGGAGGATTACTATTAGATATTATAGTTGGAAATAAACCTAAATTAGTAGGTGTGTTTGAGACAATTTATAAAAACCGACCAGGAACAAAAAATTGGAGTAAAATTGAGCAAATCGATAAGGCTATTTCTCAAACAGGAGTACCAGCACTAATAAGTAAAGAAAGAAATGCGAAATATAGATATAGCTCTGGCGATCCTGAGTCCATTAATACAACTTACATATTTAAAGAAAAGATTAGACATCTTGATAATAGATCAAATGATTGTGGTATACCTGCTAAGACAGAGTCAGGTTCGCTACATGATGAATATAGAAATATTTCAAAAGCAATAATGGATATTTTAGAAGATGACGAGGTGAACTATGACAAAAAATAATAATCTTGATTGTCTAATTGATTATCTTGTAGAAAAATATTCTGAGATTTATAAAGATAAGTATTTAGTAGAAAAGTATAAACTTACCATTCAACCCGAAGAAATTATTGAACAGATAGATTTATTTAAAAATATTAAGAATCAAAAAAGTAAAAATAAAAGAAATAAATCAAACGAAAATAAAAAAAAGAAAGAGATTCGAGATTTTATTAAAACTATTGATTCTGAAGAAAAACTCTATGAATATTACAGATTGCATTTA
This region of Defluviitalea raffinosedens genomic DNA includes:
- a CDS encoding ParA family protein; this encodes MAKKIFVGNYKGGVGKTTSVYQIGGWMAQEGKRVLLVDLDPQASLSRICTRNDVKGLEKLNYNETLNYAIELYSAYVETKLDRLKLLKKDFENMREYVKDIIKEVKVFKIKESAKFDYIPSTINFKNSRLNDLARKMTANLYNIFSIRFILNDLDCDENYDYIIFDCPPTSNMITHSVFLLSDYYIIPTICDDISADGVPDYIIEIESIYAKYSFNDEVGGLLLDIIVGNKPKLVGVFETIYKNRPGTKNWSKIEQIDKAISQTGVPALISKERNAKYRYSSGDPESINTTYIFKEKIRHLDNRSNDCGIPAKTESGSLHDEYRNISKAIMDILEDDEVNYDKK